From Draconibacterium halophilum, one genomic window encodes:
- a CDS encoding CcoQ/FixQ family Cbb3-type cytochrome c oxidase assembly chaperone, with protein MKIVSNLLTSIEGIQIFYIIGLLIFVALFIVIVIRTIRRPKKEMDDIKNSIIEDDDTEDTDNLK; from the coding sequence ATGAAGATCGTAAGTAATCTGTTAACAAGTATTGAAGGAATCCAGATTTTCTACATCATCGGATTGCTAATATTTGTGGCACTTTTTATTGTAATCGTTATACGAACCATACGAAGACCAAAAAAGGAAATGGATGATATAAAGAATTCAATAATTGAAGATGATGATACTGAAGATACCGATAACTTAAAATAA
- a CDS encoding cbb3-type cytochrome c oxidase N-terminal domain-containing protein, with the protein MSDKNKQILEQDENLMDHDYDGIKELDNPPPRWIMLLFYITIGWSIIYGAYYFWLEEGNLQEAEYELRSAKHDQKYQTASLSADDLVAFTDEESIAEGKQIYTDMGCMACHGMNGEGNAIGPNLTDDYSIHGCDFQSTFDMIKNGAPAKGMTAFKTQMSDEKIQKVASYILTLRDTDPANAKEPQGEKCEE; encoded by the coding sequence ATGTCTGATAAAAATAAACAAATACTTGAGCAGGATGAAAACCTGATGGACCATGATTATGATGGTATTAAGGAATTGGACAATCCTCCGCCACGATGGATAATGTTGTTGTTTTACATTACCATTGGTTGGTCAATCATTTATGGAGCCTACTATTTCTGGTTAGAAGAAGGCAATCTTCAGGAAGCTGAATATGAACTGAGATCAGCGAAACATGATCAGAAATACCAGACTGCATCACTTTCTGCTGATGACCTTGTTGCATTTACCGATGAAGAATCGATTGCTGAAGGGAAACAAATTTACACCGATATGGGCTGTATGGCTTGCCACGGAATGAATGGCGAAGGGAATGCAATTGGCCCAAATCTAACTGATGATTACAGCATACATGGATGCGATTTTCAGAGCACTTTTGATATGATTAAAAATGGTGCCCCGGCAAAAGGGATGACCGCTTTTAAAACACAAATGAGCGACGAGAAAATCCAAAAGGTGGCTAGTTATATTCTAACGCTAAGAGACACGGATCCGGCCAACGCCAAAGAACCGCAAGGTGAAAAATGTGAGGAATAA
- the ccoG gene encoding cytochrome c oxidase accessory protein CcoG yields the protein MTKEKLDFRDYPINWNERGGRKWVYAKKPSGKWFNRRTIVSWILLLFWIAVPFIRVNGNPLILLDIANRKFIIFGAIFWAQDTFILALLMLSFVLFVVLFTVTFGRLWCGWTCPQTIFLEMVFRKIEYLIEGDYRERHKLDNSPWTTNKIVKKALKHTIFILISVAMTNVFLMWFIGSERWLEMIQEPITQNISGFAVMLLVSAFFYWVYSFFREQICTMVCPYGRMQGVLLDSKSIAVTYDYVRGEPRGGHGDGDCTDCKQCISVCPTGIDIRNGSQLECVNCSACIDQCNKIMHVTGKPPGLIRYASEAQIKGQQNSIWNARNRAYSVVLLLIFSFFVYTLVSRPVLETTILRTPGLLYQEQDSTLSNVYNIKIVNKTHDELPLELRVISHKGKIQMAGNTMLLKDQDMYESTFILFLPKSEVTSDKTKVEFGVFSNNELIETYKATFVGP from the coding sequence ATGACAAAGGAAAAGCTCGACTTTAGAGACTACCCCATAAACTGGAACGAGCGGGGAGGAAGAAAATGGGTGTATGCAAAAAAGCCCTCGGGAAAATGGTTTAACCGGCGAACTATCGTCAGCTGGATACTTCTGCTATTTTGGATAGCAGTACCCTTTATTAGGGTGAATGGGAATCCACTTATTCTGCTTGATATTGCCAACCGAAAGTTCATCATTTTCGGAGCCATTTTTTGGGCACAAGACACTTTTATCCTGGCGCTGTTAATGCTTTCGTTTGTTCTGTTCGTCGTGTTGTTTACGGTAACATTTGGACGGCTTTGGTGCGGCTGGACATGTCCGCAAACCATATTTCTGGAAATGGTATTTCGCAAAATAGAATACCTGATTGAAGGCGATTACCGCGAACGGCATAAATTGGATAACAGTCCGTGGACAACAAATAAAATAGTTAAGAAAGCACTGAAACACACTATTTTTATACTCATCTCCGTGGCCATGACCAATGTTTTTCTGATGTGGTTTATTGGCAGCGAGCGCTGGTTGGAGATGATTCAGGAACCGATTACGCAAAACATTTCTGGCTTTGCGGTGATGCTGCTGGTTTCGGCCTTTTTTTACTGGGTGTATTCCTTTTTCCGCGAGCAAATATGTACAATGGTTTGTCCGTACGGACGAATGCAGGGTGTTTTGCTCGATTCAAAATCGATTGCCGTTACGTATGATTATGTGCGTGGCGAACCGCGTGGCGGACACGGCGATGGCGATTGTACCGATTGTAAACAGTGTATTTCGGTTTGCCCAACCGGAATAGATATCCGTAACGGTTCGCAGCTCGAATGCGTAAACTGCTCGGCATGTATCGATCAGTGTAACAAAATTATGCACGTAACCGGAAAACCTCCGGGGCTTATCCGTTACGCCTCCGAAGCACAGATAAAAGGCCAGCAAAATTCAATATGGAATGCGCGTAACCGGGCTTATTCAGTGGTGTTGTTACTTATATTTTCATTCTTTGTTTATACCCTGGTTTCGAGGCCGGTATTGGAAACAACGATTTTACGAACACCCGGACTACTATACCAGGAGCAGGATTCAACTTTATCGAATGTTTACAACATTAAAATAGTAAATAAAACACACGACGAACTTCCGCTTGAATTGCGTGTTATCTCTCACAAGGGTAAAATTCAAATGGCCGGAAATACCATGCTTTTAAAAGACCAGGATATGTACGAATCGACCTTTATTCTTTTCTTGCCAAAAAGTGAAGTAACAAGCGATAAAACAAAGGTTGAATTTGGTGTTTTCAGCAATAATGAATTAATTGAAACCTATAAAGCCACGTTTGTTGGACCTTAG
- a CDS encoding FixH family protein gives MKFNWGTGIFLFLALFLAGSAVFIVFAVRQPVNLVHKNYYEKGVDHTDQMNVDARSKPFTRSFEVAMNNEAFVINIANELATKIDSGNMQLYRPSDYTKDINQKIIAGNNSVQFAKNDLINGRYILKFTWFTNGLRYEVDRPVNIQ, from the coding sequence ATGAAGTTTAATTGGGGAACGGGAATTTTTCTTTTTCTGGCATTGTTTTTAGCCGGATCAGCTGTATTTATTGTATTTGCTGTGCGCCAGCCGGTAAATTTGGTACACAAAAACTATTACGAAAAAGGCGTTGATCATACCGACCAAATGAATGTTGATGCCCGGTCAAAACCATTCACCCGATCATTTGAGGTGGCTATGAACAACGAAGCTTTTGTGATCAACATTGCAAATGAGCTGGCCACAAAAATAGATTCGGGAAATATGCAATTGTATCGTCCGTCAGACTATACAAAAGACATAAACCAGAAAATTATAGCGGGAAATAATTCTGTTCAATTCGCCAAAAATGATTTGATAAACGGCAGATACATCTTAAAGTTTACCTGGTTTACTAACGGGCTGCGCTACGAAGTGGATCGTCCGGTAAATATTCAATAA
- a CDS encoding sulfite exporter TauE/SafE family protein: MTIFISALILGLMGSFHCAGMCGPIAIALPLHGNTIPQKIFGGTLYNLGRTLTYGIMGAVFGFLGQGLQLIGFQQKVSVLMGALMIISVLFPKLFKNQYKMDKSWFSAVGKLKKKIGEMFSIRSFQSLFFIGMLNGLLPCGLVYMAIAGAIGMGGVAEGSLYMILFGLGTIPMLLAISLAGNVLSSTVRSKINKLIPVLVVVVGILFVLRGLSLGIPYLSPPKQKIEQKFEKSLETESAALHTETKGDCCTVTE; this comes from the coding sequence ATGACCATTTTTATTTCAGCACTTATTTTAGGATTGATGGGTAGTTTTCACTGTGCCGGGATGTGTGGCCCGATTGCAATTGCACTGCCGCTTCACGGTAACACGATTCCACAAAAAATATTTGGAGGAACCCTGTACAATCTGGGTCGCACCTTAACCTACGGAATTATGGGAGCTGTTTTTGGCTTCCTCGGGCAGGGACTTCAACTCATCGGATTTCAGCAAAAAGTTTCAGTACTTATGGGTGCGTTGATGATTATTTCTGTGCTATTCCCAAAACTGTTTAAAAACCAGTACAAAATGGATAAAAGCTGGTTTTCGGCAGTAGGAAAACTAAAAAAGAAAATTGGCGAGATGTTTTCCATTCGCTCGTTTCAAAGCCTTTTCTTTATTGGAATGCTGAATGGACTGCTACCGTGTGGACTCGTGTACATGGCCATTGCCGGAGCCATTGGCATGGGCGGTGTTGCCGAAGGTTCTTTGTATATGATTCTGTTTGGTTTAGGAACGATTCCCATGTTACTGGCCATTTCGCTGGCAGGCAATGTTTTAAGCTCAACAGTAAGAAGCAAAATCAACAAACTGATCCCGGTGTTGGTTGTTGTTGTTGGAATTCTGTTTGTATTACGTGGCTTAAGTTTGGGCATCCCCTACCTTAGCCCGCCAAAACAAAAAATTGAGCAGAAATTTGAAAAAAGCCTGGAAACAGAAAGTGCAGCATTGCATACCGAGACAAAGGGCGATTGCTGTACAGTAACGGAGTAA
- a CDS encoding heavy metal translocating P-type ATPase — translation MGKKEENSCVHCGADCGNNPVVWNNQNFCCNGCKTVYQLLNENKLYNYYNLEETPGIKEESTTEFGNKYAFLDNDEVKEKLISFTEGSISKVKFYVPVIHCASCIWLLEHLYKLHKGVRHSFVNFTRKEVDITFDEKEISLRQLVELLASIHYIPDLSQSLTDKKEDKSYKKLLYKIGVAGFVFINVMTYSLPAYFNGEPLSDKLQSLFSILSYILVIPVTFYSGSDYYISAIKNLLKKNISIDLPIALGIIVLFVVTSYEVLFTGGPGYSDSLSGLIFFLLVGKWYQSKTYEALSFDRNYKSYFPIAVTKINKQIEESILIEKIEVDDELIIRNKELVPADAELIDGEGRIDYSFVTGESTPIVKKPGDFIYAGGRQMGGIIRIRVKKEVNQSHLTKLWNQDKSYEKPSDSLKTLSDQISHYFTLIVIAIAIIGFTFWTIKGEMHTAIFVFTAVLIVACPCALALSIPFTFGNTMRIFGKRGLYIKNTEVIEKLSHINSIVFDKTGTLTQPNQNKVVYSGVELSSSEKEAIFSLTRQSTHPLSTALSQSFNGLPYHAPEHFVEVAGRGIFGKVNDINLRIGSEEYVTNSPTSQKKKTSMVYVAIDDELKGHFTISNQYRSGFNKVLSSLKQGFSLFLISGDNDAEADNLSEFFEKEHMLFDQKPGDKAAFIQSQQNKGNTVLMTGDGLNDAGALMQSDVALTIADKVYHFSPASDAVLEAEKFNQLANFIRFTKTSLNIVKLSFAISFCYNIIGIAFALSGNLSPVVAAILMPISSVSVVAFATFATRLAGKVKLRRITDD, via the coding sequence ATGGGGAAAAAGGAGGAGAATAGCTGTGTACATTGTGGTGCCGATTGTGGAAACAATCCTGTTGTTTGGAACAACCAGAATTTCTGTTGCAACGGATGTAAAACGGTTTATCAACTCCTAAACGAAAACAAGCTATACAATTATTACAACCTGGAAGAAACGCCGGGAATAAAAGAGGAAAGCACCACCGAATTTGGTAATAAATATGCTTTTCTTGATAACGATGAAGTAAAGGAAAAACTAATTTCGTTTACCGAAGGCAGCATTTCGAAAGTAAAATTTTATGTGCCTGTTATCCACTGCGCTTCGTGCATTTGGTTGCTCGAGCACCTGTATAAACTACACAAAGGCGTCCGGCATTCGTTTGTAAATTTTACGCGTAAAGAGGTTGACATTACTTTTGATGAAAAAGAAATTTCGTTGCGGCAACTGGTTGAACTGCTGGCATCCATTCATTACATTCCCGATCTTTCGCAAAGCCTTACCGATAAAAAAGAAGATAAATCATACAAAAAACTGCTTTACAAAATTGGCGTTGCCGGCTTTGTGTTTATTAACGTTATGACTTACAGTTTGCCGGCCTATTTTAATGGCGAACCGCTGAGCGACAAATTGCAATCGTTGTTTAGTATTCTAAGTTACATTCTGGTCATTCCGGTGACTTTTTACAGTGGCAGCGATTATTATATATCGGCCATTAAAAACCTGCTGAAAAAGAACATCAGCATCGACCTGCCCATCGCGCTGGGAATTATTGTGCTTTTCGTGGTTACCAGTTACGAGGTGCTTTTTACAGGTGGTCCGGGTTACAGTGATAGTTTGTCGGGCCTCATCTTTTTTCTTTTAGTAGGAAAATGGTACCAAAGCAAAACATACGAAGCCCTATCGTTCGACCGCAATTACAAATCGTATTTCCCGATTGCCGTTACTAAAATCAACAAACAGATTGAAGAAAGCATTCTGATTGAAAAAATTGAAGTGGACGATGAGCTGATTATTCGGAATAAAGAGCTCGTTCCGGCTGATGCAGAGTTGATCGATGGCGAAGGCCGAATCGATTACAGTTTTGTTACCGGCGAATCCACTCCGATTGTTAAAAAACCCGGCGATTTTATTTATGCCGGAGGACGACAAATGGGTGGGATAATTCGTATTCGGGTGAAAAAAGAAGTAAACCAGAGTCACCTCACCAAACTCTGGAACCAGGATAAATCGTACGAAAAACCAAGCGACTCCTTAAAAACATTGTCAGATCAAATAAGTCATTATTTTACCTTGATTGTAATTGCCATTGCAATAATTGGCTTTACTTTTTGGACAATTAAAGGAGAAATGCATACCGCAATATTTGTTTTTACTGCCGTTTTAATTGTGGCTTGTCCCTGCGCTTTGGCACTTTCTATTCCCTTCACTTTTGGTAATACCATGCGTATTTTTGGCAAGCGCGGTCTTTATATTAAAAACACTGAGGTAATTGAAAAGCTTTCGCACATTAACAGCATTGTGTTTGATAAAACCGGGACACTAACTCAGCCCAACCAAAACAAAGTAGTTTATTCAGGAGTTGAACTTTCATCCTCCGAAAAAGAGGCTATTTTCTCGCTTACCCGACAATCGACACATCCGTTGAGTACAGCACTTTCGCAATCATTTAACGGATTGCCATACCATGCGCCGGAGCATTTTGTGGAAGTTGCCGGGCGCGGGATTTTTGGGAAAGTAAACGACATTAACCTGCGTATCGGCTCAGAAGAATATGTGACCAACTCACCCACTTCTCAAAAGAAAAAAACTTCGATGGTTTATGTGGCTATTGATGATGAACTGAAAGGACATTTTACGATTAGCAACCAGTACCGCTCAGGTTTTAATAAGGTATTAAGTTCGCTTAAACAGGGGTTTAGCCTTTTCCTAATTTCGGGTGACAACGATGCTGAAGCCGATAACCTATCAGAATTTTTTGAAAAGGAGCATATGCTTTTCGACCAGAAACCCGGCGACAAAGCTGCTTTTATACAATCACAACAAAACAAAGGAAATACCGTGCTTATGACCGGCGATGGACTAAACGATGCCGGCGCATTAATGCAAAGCGATGTGGCACTTACCATTGCAGATAAAGTATACCACTTCTCGCCTGCAAGCGATGCAGTTCTTGAAGCAGAAAAATTTAATCAGCTGGCAAACTTTATACGTTTCACAAAAACATCGCTGAACATTGTAAAACTTAGTTTTGCCATTTCATTTTGTTACAATATTATCGGAATTGCTTTTGCGCTTAGTGGAAATCTTTCGCCGGTGGTGGCAGCTATTTTAATGCCTATTTCTTCGGTGTCGGTAGTTGCCTTTGCAACCTTTGCAACGCGGTTGGCCGGAAAGGTTAAATTGCGCAGAATCACAGACGACTAA